The proteins below come from a single Tachypleus tridentatus isolate NWPU-2018 chromosome 13, ASM421037v1, whole genome shotgun sequence genomic window:
- the LOC143236515 gene encoding uncharacterized protein LOC143236515 codes for MNAKKAKLMDSGRLFQENWTKLFGTIERNGKALCILCGESVVCRTSSVKRHFETNHKNVVELDETEKEEFLANELRKYHSQCLNLGNFLSKPNHFTKASFQISLCIAKHGKSLSDGDFIKTTMLAGSDSLFSDFSNKREILQRICEVPLSRNTVKDRILRMANDVNQQLTTDLQKASCYSMCLDESTDINNHARLAVILRYAVGDSMREELVKLISLPGRTQEVDIYNAVMECFLTQSIKPEKTVSITSDGAPYFISHFNALNTKLQGVGKTAERMFCDIKAFERKLQVLEKDIEDGELKYFPNLKMHLENSTTFADCSLSKQEISKEFSSIIAVAKENFSNRFMQFRKIEKTLYFLTFPDKTEFEDLDLFCLHWLGLKTLEMELVEFQENYTWTNKFCALRKTLEKIECGGILKENVAKSCENEILKVWNSLPINFKSMKLLGIALLTLFGSSYACEQLFSTLNFIKSDRRNKLTDELSAACVALKSTKYEPSINKLSECSQQQRSH; via the exons ATGAATGCAAAGAAGGCAAAGCTAATGGATAGTGGACgattatttcaagaaaattgGACAAAATTATTTGGAACCATTGAACGCAACGGAAAAGCGTTATGTATTTTATGTGGTGAAAGTGTTGTGTGTCGTACTTCAAGTGTCAAACGGCATTTTGAAACCAACCACAAAAATGTTGTTGAACTTGATGAAACAGAAAAGGAGGAATTTCTTGCAAACGAACTGAGGAAATATCATTCTCAATGTCTTAATCTTGGAAACTTTCTTTCTAAACCTAATCATTTCACGAAGGCCagctttcaaatttcattatgtaTCGCTAAACATGGTAAGTCTCTATCTGATGGAGATTTCATAAAAACGACTATGTTAGCTGGAAGTGATTCCCTTTTTagtgatttttcaaataaacgtGAAATTTTACAACGAATCTGTGAGGTACCACTTAGCAGAAATACCGTGAAAGATCGTATCTTACGTATGGCAAATGATGTCAATCAACAACTcactactgatttacaaaaggctTCTTGTTACTCCATGTGTTTGGATGAGAGTACGGATATAAATAATCATGCAAGGTTAGCAGTAATTTTGCGTTATGCTGTTGGTGACTCCATGAGGGAAGAATTGGTGAAACTGATTTCTTTACCCGGAAGAACACAAGAAGTAGATATTTACAATGCTGTGATGGAATGTTTTTTGACACAAAGTATTAAGCCCGAAAAGACAGTTTCGATCACTAGTGATGGAGCACCAT ACTTTATATCACACTTCAATGCactgaacacaaaactacaaggAGTAGGAAAAACAGCAGAAAGAATGTTCTGTGATATAAAGGCATTTGAGAGAAAATTGCAAGTTTTGGAAAAAGACATCGAAGATGGGGAActcaaatattttccaaatctgaAAATGCATTTAGAAAACTCGACAACATTTGCGGACTGTTCCTTAAGCAAACAGGAAATCTCCAAAGAATTTTCAAGCATTATCGCGGTAGCGAAGGAGAATTTTAGTAACAGATTTATGCAGTTTCGAAAGAtagaaaaaactttgtattttcttaCCTTTCCCGATAAAACTGAATTTGAGGATCTCGATCTTTTCTGTTTACACTGGTTGGGTTTGAAAACTCTAGAAATGGAACTGGTAGAATTTCAGGAAAACTATACTTGGACTAATAAATTCTGTGCCCTGCGTAAAACACTTGAGAAAATAGAGTGTGGAGGGATCTTGAAAGAAAACGTTGCAAAGAgttgtgaaaatgaaattcttaaagtgTGGAATTCTTTGCCAATTAATTTTAAGTCAATGAAATTACTTGGAATAGCTCTTCTTACTTTGTTTGGATCATCTTACGCTTGTGAGCAGCtgttttcaactttgaatttcatcaaatcagACAGAAGAAACAAGCTTACAGATGAACTGAGTGCTGCATGTGTTGCTCtcaaatcaacaaaatatgaaCCATCAATTAACAAGTTATCCGAGTGTTCACAACAGCAGAGATCgcattga